The uncultured Trichococcus sp. DNA window GCTCATAAATCGTGAAGATATTTGCGGCTGCTGGAGGCTTGTTTTCTGGATTATTACTTTCATCTACTTTTATTTCATTTTCTTTTATTTTATTTAATTTTATTTGTGTACCAGAATCGGGAATAACCTCGGTTTTTCTAGGAATAACTATGGTTTTTTCTGGAATAACTGACTTAATGACCATCAGAGGGCACATTTCACGCAATTCCTGCTCACCGATCAGCAGGTACTCCTTGATGACATCGCCCTTCTTTTTCTTACCAACCGCTGTAAAATAACGTTTCTGGATACCGTCGCTAGTCAGGATGCGGTACTCATTAAATAGTTTTTCTTGGAATAACTCATACTTAACGCAATCATTTATGATGTTATTCACGGAATTACTGTCTATTCCGATACGTTTTGCAATTAAAATCTGCTCTTTTTCTTCCCATTTGTAGAAATAACCAGAGCTATAAATTTTCATGAACATTTTGATTATCACTGCGAATCCGATCGCGCCATGCAGCCCCTCGATTAATTGGACTTTATCGTCATAGTCCGCATCGACATCAAGCGGAAAGTATCGAAGTCCGTCTTGTATTGGCCTTGCCATTCATTTTCACCTCACAATCAAGAGAGGGAAGCTCCCTCTCCGTTTACTCCTTTGGTTTGATTGTCCTTTCTTCGAATAATGATTCTTGTGCAGCCTCGTCATCCAGATTGATGATTTCGCCATCTTCGGTGACGAAGGTGCCAAGCTTATCTGGCACGTGGCCCGGCATCGCATCGAAATCTTCATCCGGTGTAATGTCGCGGATATCTCCGGTTTCCTTATCCAGCGTTTGAACCGTTTCATCCGTTGTGACAGCTTTTTGCATTTCGATGGATAAGATACCCCATTTGGAAAGAATGTTCCGGAGGATGGTCTTTTTGGCCATTGAGTCATAGTCTGTCTTCCAAACCCCTGACAGCTCTGTCTTATTTTTGGTTTTGTTGTTGCGAATGCGATGTGCTTCCACTTCCTGCTTGGTCCAGTAGACGGTTTTCTCGAAGCCGTTCAGCAATTTGAAGTAGCCGACATATCCGATCACGACATCAGACAGTTTTCCGTTCGGATCAAACTCAAATTTTTCAGTCAGGCGATTCCAAGAAAGCAGCTCGCCTTCATACACTTCGATGACGTTCAAAGCTTCATACTGGCCAGATCGTTGCGCCAGCTGAATGTATCCCTTGTACCCCAGGATGAATTGCCCTTTTTGCTTGTTGCCATCCTTGTAGTCCCTGAATGGCACGATGTAGGCATAGCCGAGGTTTTTGTCTAGCGGCAGGTCCAGTGTTGCGGCCGTCATCGCACAGGTGATGATACTCATCGGCTCGCTTTGTGCCAGGTAGGAATCATTGTTCACTAAACTGAGGACAGATGCCGTAAAGCCTTGCGATTTTTCTTTCAGTACATCCCGGAATTTCTCCTGCACTACTGGAGAATTCAGAAGTGATTTTAGGCCCAGTTGCTTTGCTTGTCCCGGTGCTTGGGTGTTGCTATTTTGTAATTGGTTTTTCAAACTCGAATTCGTTGCCATGTTATTTGATCCCCTTTATCGTTAGTCTTCTTGATTGCGATGCAGTCAGATATTGCTCGTAAATGTCCGGCTGTTCTTTTTGTAGTGTCTTTGTATCCAGTCGGTTTGTCGTGACGGGTTTCCAGTAGATGAGGTTGCTTGGCGTGATGCCGATTTCCGCATCCGCCTCACCTAGCGCCAGTTTAATTTGGTTTTCGTACAAGCTGATGGTTTCTTCGACAGTCTTTTTGGCTGCCTTCGCTTCGTTCAATAGAGAAATTGTTTCATCGAAGGAAGATGCCAGTGTAATTTCTTTTCCCGCTTCACTGTTGGCGTATCGTTCCTTCAGGAAATCTGTTGCTGCTTGACTGCCGTCGATAGGTGGCGCAACATTCTGTGTTACATTGACCTCCCAAAACGCAATCAGGCGCTCCTGAATGATGTCAATTAGTTCTTGGTCTCTTTCTATTCGCTTCCACTGGAACTTCTGCCCGCCTACCAAAACGGCTATATAGGCATAAGCTTTATCCAAGACATTCAGATAGTGCTGCACCTGGAAGATATACTGATCCGGGATATTCTCACCCTCCCATTTATCAGACAAGAACATGCTGGCGGTTTTGCATTCGAGAATGGCATTCTCTCCCACAACTTGTCTATCCACGTTCGCGCTTAGAAAGTCGTGTTCACGGTGGAAATACATGTGATTATCATTCCGAACCTTAGCACCTGTACGTCTCGTGAATTCCTCCGCCACTGTCTTCTCGAACACATTTCCCCAATAAGCTGCCTCACTTGGATCCGATGCATCAATTTCAATCTGCCCCGTCTTGTCCAACCACAACTGGTAAGGACTCTTGTATTTGTTGAAGCCCAGGATTGTGGCCACATCACTGCCACCTATAGAGGTTCTTCTCAGCTGTAGCCAGTCTTCCCGGCTCATATTTTTGGTTGGTATTCTTTGTCTCATTCTCCTGCCACCATCACTTTCTGCGTTTCCTTAACGAACCGGGGGATATCCTCCAGACGGACAAGCCCCATCTCCGTCTCCACATATTCATCACCTTCATAAATCTCGTTACCTTCCCAATCAGAACCAAATACCTGTGATTCGTCAGGTTCCAAAAAGCGTTCAAAATTTGTTCTGTTCATGATATACTCACTCCTAGATAGATAATTTTTTTAGTCACCTACTCGCGATAGGTGGCTTTTTTAATGCACATTTTTGAATTTACAGCGCCTGATAACTTTCCGGAGCCGCTCCTTGTCTTGCTTAGGCATGTATTTGTGGTCAGACATCGGCGTGATGCGGTTGGCTTTTAAATCAAACACGATGACCGGCCTGGAAGCACCGTCGATCAGCCAATCCAGTCGCAAGGTTGTTGAAGAAATACTTCGGTGTGACACACATTCTTCATTTAGCACGTCCGTTACTGCGAATAAATTCATAGGCTATCCTCCGCATCTTCCAATTGCCTTTGTAATTTTTTAACCCTATGCTCGAACGCACGCGCTTTTCTTGCTGCACGATCCGCATCCGCTTGATGCTTGGCTTGCTCTATTAGCATTGCTCTTAGGCAAACTTCCGCAAGTTCAATCTGCAGTAGTTTTTCCATATATTCTCTCTCGTTCATCTTTCTCACTCCCACGTTGGTTTCTTGTAGTGGTATTCCTCGAACACTTGCTTCAATCGCTCCTGGTCCGCTTGCTCCAGTTCGCTGTAGCGATCGCAGTATTTCAGGATGTTGCAGCGGTAGTCGAACATGAGGACCGGATCTGATATTTTTTCAATCTCCCAGCGGATGCAGATATTGCCGAATCCGATGATTTCATATTCGATTTGTTCACGCGTCAGGATCCAACTCAGTAGCCCGATGTTATGATTCAAATCTATCTTCACCAGATCAACCCCCGTTCTAAACCCCCGACAATGCCGATAACCAGCAATGCGATGCCGACCACGAAGACCGTGCCGATAATGCTGACCAACCGATCCTCAAACTCATCTGTAAATATTTTCACCTCGCCACCTCCAACGATTCGACCTTGTCTTCTTCTGTTGTTGGCTTTTTCGCCGATACGCGCCGATTATTTTCTTCAAGTAGTCCCTTGTATTTTTCTCCGTCTTTTTGGACACTTCGAATAAATCTGTCGATCTCGACATCCGTCACTTTTGCCTGCGGCAGGTATATCGGACGAATGGCTCCCGCATTGATCAATGCCCGTAAGCTGTGATAGGAGATATCCAGGATCTCGGCCGCTTCTTTTAAGTTGCATGCCCTTTTCGGCATCGCTTTGATTAGTTCACTCATTGCTGTTCCTCCTTCTTCCTGAACACGTCCAGGCTAACTTCTAATGCATCTGCGATCTTGCACATCAGTTCAAAACTAGGCTTCTTGATTCGGCCTTTTTTTAAGTCTGATACTGTGCCGGAATGAACCTTCATGCGTTTGGCCAGCTGCTCCTGGTTCAAATTCTTCTCATTCAATATTTTTTCGATTATTTCCCACATCTTTGCACCTCCTTTGCACTATATGTTGTGTTTTGTGATTACATTCCCCATATATATCTTGTATACTTAGGTTAGTAGGACTCGCCTTCGCCCGGAGTTTCCTGCAAATCTATATATTTAAAGCGAGGTTGGTATGAATGAATGATGTAATCGTTTCCGCAGCGATGACTGCTTTTATTACGTCCATGGCAACAAAAGGT harbors:
- a CDS encoding Lin1244/Lin1753 domain-containing protein; translation: MARPIQDGLRYFPLDVDADYDDKVQLIEGLHGAIGFAVIIKMFMKIYSSGYFYKWEEKEQILIAKRIGIDSNSVNNIINDCVKYELFQEKLFNEYRILTSDGIQKRYFTAVGKKKKGDVIKEYLLIGEQELREMCPLMVIKSVIPEKTIVIPRKTEVIPDSGTQIKLNKIKENEIKVDESNNPENKPPAAANIFTIYEQNFGMLNPMAIETVEKWEADLGEELVIEAMRRAAVDNKSFRYAEGIMRSWANTNVKTVADAEAQDVAYKQRQNGNAPKKEKMPEWADSTVPATETAPDPDQQRAIQERIARLKSSGKSMEA
- a CDS encoding recombinase RecT — encoded protein: MATNSSLKNQLQNSNTQAPGQAKQLGLKSLLNSPVVQEKFRDVLKEKSQGFTASVLSLVNNDSYLAQSEPMSIITCAMTAATLDLPLDKNLGYAYIVPFRDYKDGNKQKGQFILGYKGYIQLAQRSGQYEALNVIEVYEGELLSWNRLTEKFEFDPNGKLSDVVIGYVGYFKLLNGFEKTVYWTKQEVEAHRIRNNKTKNKTELSGVWKTDYDSMAKKTILRNILSKWGILSIEMQKAVTTDETVQTLDKETGDIRDITPDEDFDAMPGHVPDKLGTFVTEDGEIINLDDEAAQESLFEERTIKPKE
- a CDS encoding YqaJ viral recombinase family protein, translating into MRQRIPTKNMSREDWLQLRRTSIGGSDVATILGFNKYKSPYQLWLDKTGQIEIDASDPSEAAYWGNVFEKTVAEEFTRRTGAKVRNDNHMYFHREHDFLSANVDRQVVGENAILECKTASMFLSDKWEGENIPDQYIFQVQHYLNVLDKAYAYIAVLVGGQKFQWKRIERDQELIDIIQERLIAFWEVNVTQNVAPPIDGSQAATDFLKERYANSEAGKEITLASSFDETISLLNEAKAAKKTVEETISLYENQIKLALGEADAEIGITPSNLIYWKPVTTNRLDTKTLQKEQPDIYEQYLTASQSRRLTIKGIK
- a CDS encoding helix-turn-helix transcriptional regulator, with amino-acid sequence MWEIIEKILNEKNLNQEQLAKRMKVHSGTVSDLKKGRIKKPSFELMCKIADALEVSLDVFRKKEEQQ